Proteins from one Homalodisca vitripennis isolate AUS2020 chromosome 3, UT_GWSS_2.1, whole genome shotgun sequence genomic window:
- the LOC124357895 gene encoding 60S acidic ribosomal protein P2, whose translation MRYLASYLLAALGGKDNPSSADLEKILNSVGIEVDNEKLNIVISQLKGKNIEELIAQGREKLSSMPVGGGAAVAVAGPGAAAPAAAKEEAKEEKKPAKEESDQSDDDMGFGLFD comes from the coding sequence ATGCGTTACCTCGCATCATACCTGCTGGCAGCTTTGGGAGGAAAGGACAATCCTTCCTCTGCTGACCTGGAGAAGATCCTGAATTCAGTTGGAATTGAGGTAGACAATGAGAAGCTCAACATTGTCATCAGTCAGCTGAAGGGCAAGAACATTGAGGAGCTCATCGCCCAGGGGCGAGAGAAGCTCTCGTCAATGCCAGTCGGTGGTGGTGCGGCAGTCGCAGTAGCAGGACCTGGAGCAGCAGCACCTGCAGCGGCCAAAGAAGAGGCGAAAGAAGAGAAGAAGCCCGCGAAAGAAGAGTCCGACCAGTCGGATGATGACATGGGCTTCGGACTTTTCGACTAG